One genomic segment of Paenibacillus durus includes these proteins:
- a CDS encoding nitrogenase component 1 → MSINLDRSQVIIREKRLKSIVGYQGTIKDLAEQSQSGCLKNASRGFSQATNCNSGCAQGYLSSITDAAIVNHGPIGCAGDVAGANAGFQWGQRIRDWDQRNVRIINTNMSEKAVVFGGDQILKEGILKAYERFKPKAIFVTTSCASGIIGDDIESTIKKAEAEIGIPVVPVFCEGFRSQIWASGFDAAFHALLTRIVKPAEKKRPELVNVINFVGSGRALITEIFGRLGLVPQFGIPYSNIEEISRWSEAGATISICGTLGGYMGNGLEQNFGVPYVTALQPHGISGFDDWLTKLGETVGKEKEVEEYLAEQKILAAPELEELKFKLKGKKVVVGMGPSFAHNYIRFLEDLGMEVVWGFSWHYDAKHDHGGCPSCTTELTKKDKDIPVSVSDQQNHEVINLLSKVKPDIFIGRHPGMSVWATKMGIPAIMVSDEYSAFGYQGTIEFGHRIIDALTNNSLAVNLSKRVNLPYTEWWLEQDPFEFLEQKNKKTERENKKNVAVR, encoded by the coding sequence GTGTCAATTAATTTAGATCGCTCTCAGGTAATCATCAGGGAAAAAAGACTGAAATCCATCGTAGGGTATCAAGGAACGATCAAGGATTTGGCGGAACAATCCCAATCAGGCTGCCTGAAGAACGCATCCAGAGGATTCAGCCAGGCGACAAATTGCAACTCGGGCTGCGCGCAGGGGTATTTGTCTTCGATAACGGATGCCGCTATCGTCAATCATGGACCCATTGGCTGTGCGGGTGACGTCGCGGGCGCAAACGCGGGGTTTCAATGGGGGCAGAGAATCAGAGACTGGGACCAGAGAAATGTTCGAATCATCAATACCAATATGTCGGAAAAGGCTGTCGTATTCGGTGGAGACCAGATTCTGAAAGAAGGCATCCTGAAAGCCTATGAAAGATTTAAACCGAAAGCGATCTTTGTCACCACATCCTGCGCTTCCGGGATTATCGGAGACGATATCGAAAGCACGATAAAAAAAGCGGAAGCGGAGATTGGCATCCCCGTGGTTCCCGTATTTTGCGAAGGATTCCGGTCACAGATCTGGGCCTCCGGGTTCGATGCGGCATTCCATGCCCTATTGACACGAATTGTCAAGCCTGCTGAGAAGAAGCGTCCCGAATTGGTTAATGTCATCAATTTTGTAGGCAGTGGACGGGCTCTTATTACCGAGATCTTCGGGCGTCTGGGGCTGGTTCCCCAGTTCGGAATACCCTACAGCAACATAGAGGAAATCTCCAGATGGTCGGAAGCCGGGGCTACAATCAGCATTTGCGGCACGCTCGGCGGTTATATGGGGAATGGCCTGGAGCAGAATTTTGGCGTCCCTTATGTAACCGCGCTGCAGCCGCACGGGATTTCGGGCTTTGATGACTGGCTCACAAAGCTTGGAGAGACCGTAGGCAAGGAGAAAGAAGTGGAAGAGTACCTTGCCGAACAAAAGATTCTTGCTGCGCCTGAATTGGAAGAGCTCAAGTTTAAGCTGAAAGGCAAAAAAGTGGTCGTCGGCATGGGGCCGAGCTTCGCGCATAACTATATCCGGTTTCTCGAGGATCTCGGCATGGAAGTGGTATGGGGATTCTCCTGGCATTACGATGCCAAGCATGATCATGGCGGATGCCCATCCTGCACAACCGAGCTTACAAAGAAAGACAAGGATATCCCGGTCAGCGTAAGCGATCAGCAGAATCATGAGGTTATCAATCTGCTGTCCAAGGTCAAGCCGGATATTTTCATCGGAAGACATCCCGGAATGTCCGTCTGGGCTACAAAGATGGGTATTCCCGCCATCATGGTCAGCGATGAATACAGCGCCTTCGGCTACCAGGGAACGATCGAGTTCGGCCACCGCATTATCGATGCGCTGACCAACAATAGTCTTGCCGTGAATCTGTCCAAACGAGTTAATCTTCCCTATACCGAGTGGTGGCTGGAGCAGGACCCGTTTGAATTCCTGGAACAAAAAAATAAAAAAACAGAAAGAGAGAATAAGAAAAATGTCGCTGTGCGTTGA
- a CDS encoding polymer-forming cytoskeletal protein: MVKLVKGFLVAGIAAALLSGCGGNKEEAAAPSASPAASPATAEQTDAKTTASIVNVADAFNNAVSEKGTWIIAILNDLTIDNEVVVAGEFHDKGAADGNIYRKIALYAQDANRNITANYTLTAPKVTVKSENLRVQGGTIKGDVYVEAKGFNLHETSTIDGNLYFASEDVKASAQIDGKVTGKTEVQ, from the coding sequence ATGGTGAAACTAGTTAAAGGTTTTTTAGTAGCAGGAATCGCAGCCGCGTTATTGTCCGGTTGTGGGGGAAACAAGGAAGAAGCAGCGGCTCCATCGGCTAGTCCGGCAGCCAGCCCAGCGACAGCAGAGCAAACGGACGCCAAAACTACGGCATCTATCGTGAACGTAGCGGATGCTTTCAACAATGCAGTAAGCGAAAAAGGAACTTGGATCATTGCCATTCTTAATGATTTAACGATTGATAATGAAGTGGTTGTAGCCGGAGAATTCCATGATAAAGGCGCCGCAGACGGTAATATTTACCGGAAAATCGCCCTTTACGCGCAAGATGCGAATCGCAATATCACCGCTAATTACACGCTTACTGCACCGAAAGTTACAGTAAAAAGCGAAAATTTAAGAGTTCAAGGCGGAACGATTAAAGGCGACGTTTATGTTGAAGCCAAAGGATTTAATCTTCATGAAACATCAACTATAGATGGCAACCTTTACTTTGCAAGCGAAGATGTGAAAGCATCCGCCCAAATCGATGGTAAAGTAACAGGGAAAACCGAAGTCCAGTAA
- a CDS encoding NAD(P)H-dependent oxidoreductase, whose protein sequence is MKIVVLNGSPKGDDSVTLHYIKYIEKKFPQHVFTYLNVAHSIKKLENDLAFFGNVMESVKSSDGVIWAFPLYVCLVHSNYKRFIELIWERGAQDVFRDKYTASVATSIHFFDHTALSYIHSICDDLGMRYIDFFSAHMNDLTKETERSSLIFFAENFFESINKKIKTLRTYMPIEYNIGEYIPTEIKATVENKGQKIVIVTDSVDQTKNIGRMVERFRKLTQAELINISAIDIKGGCTGCIKCGFDNQCMYGKSDDIQMIYEKIRGFDIIVFAGAIKDRYLSARWKMFIDRSFFRTHQPLYTGKQIGYLISGHLSQNHNLREILQTTTEMDGANLVGILTDEYENEINEMMEDFAQNLVQFSVRHYIRPHTFLGIGGMKIFRDDIWGPLRFVFQGDHRYYKKHRFYDFPQKKYGMRMVNAILMTLTKIPPVKKTIRQNIKSSMTIPHKNVLKNK, encoded by the coding sequence ATGAAGATTGTGGTTTTGAATGGAAGTCCCAAGGGCGATGATAGTGTGACCCTACATTATATAAAATATATTGAGAAGAAATTTCCGCAACATGTATTTACTTACTTGAATGTAGCACATTCTATTAAAAAGCTTGAGAATGATTTAGCCTTTTTTGGAAATGTTATGGAGAGTGTGAAAAGCTCTGATGGTGTGATTTGGGCATTCCCGCTATATGTTTGCTTGGTGCATTCAAATTACAAGCGCTTTATTGAATTAATCTGGGAGAGAGGGGCGCAGGATGTATTCAGGGATAAATATACTGCCTCTGTTGCTACATCCATACATTTTTTTGATCATACAGCGCTAAGTTATATTCATTCGATATGTGATGATTTGGGGATGAGGTATATTGATTTCTTCTCTGCTCATATGAATGATTTGACCAAAGAAACGGAACGAAGCAGCTTAATCTTTTTTGCAGAAAACTTTTTTGAAAGTATAAATAAAAAAATAAAGACGTTGAGAACATACATGCCAATCGAATACAACATAGGAGAATATATACCTACGGAAATAAAGGCTACAGTAGAAAACAAAGGACAAAAGATTGTTATTGTGACCGATTCAGTGGATCAGACTAAAAATATCGGTAGAATGGTGGAGCGCTTCAGAAAGCTTACCCAGGCAGAGCTTATTAACATATCTGCAATAGATATTAAGGGTGGCTGTACAGGATGCATAAAGTGTGGGTTCGATAATCAATGTATGTACGGAAAAAGTGATGACATCCAAATGATATATGAAAAAATAAGAGGGTTTGACATTATTGTCTTTGCAGGGGCTATTAAAGACAGATATTTATCGGCCAGATGGAAAATGTTTATTGATCGAAGCTTTTTTCGAACCCACCAGCCCCTGTATACAGGCAAACAGATAGGATATCTGATTTCAGGGCATTTGAGTCAGAATCATAATTTAAGAGAAATTCTGCAGACCACCACAGAGATGGATGGAGCCAACCTTGTGGGGATTCTTACTGATGAGTACGAGAACGAAATAAATGAAATGATGGAAGACTTCGCACAAAATCTTGTTCAGTTCTCTGTAAGACATTACATTAGACCGCACACCTTTCTCGGGATCGGAGGCATGAAAATATTCAGGGACGATATATGGGGACCCCTCAGATTTGTATTTCAAGGCGACCATAGATATTATAAAAAGCATAGATTTTACGATTTTCCACAAAAAAAGTATGGCATGAGAATGGTTAATGCCATTCTGATGACTTTGACAAAGATACCCCCAGTAAAGAAAACCATCCGGCAAAACATCAAAAGCTCTATGACCATACCCCATAAAAATGTCCTGAAAAATAAGTGA
- a CDS encoding PadR family transcriptional regulator — MLENIMLGFLMYGEMSGYDLKQRMLKSTSNFFDASFGTIYTALKRMEVKGAICSREVVDGGKYKKLYSITEYGKSDFTNWLEQPVDFTRTKPDHLIKVFFFGFLPKEKAISNLKAFIEEVEEVHNSLKILENQIKETSDVYQFSTLIFGINYYKYVIDWSHNLLGDLENIKKGV, encoded by the coding sequence ATGTTGGAGAACATTATGTTAGGTTTTTTAATGTACGGTGAAATGAGTGGTTATGACCTGAAGCAGCGTATGTTAAAGAGTACATCAAATTTTTTTGATGCAAGCTTTGGAACTATTTATACTGCGCTAAAAAGAATGGAGGTTAAGGGTGCCATATGTTCGCGCGAGGTTGTTGATGGAGGGAAGTATAAAAAGTTGTATTCCATAACCGAGTATGGGAAGTCTGATTTTACGAATTGGCTGGAACAGCCCGTAGATTTTACAAGGACAAAACCAGATCATCTCATAAAAGTTTTCTTTTTCGGATTCTTGCCAAAAGAAAAGGCAATATCAAACTTGAAAGCCTTTATTGAAGAAGTTGAAGAAGTCCACAATAGTCTAAAAATACTTGAAAACCAAATAAAGGAAACGAGTGATGTTTATCAGTTTTCTACGTTAATTTTTGGAATTAACTATTATAAATACGTAATAGATTGGAGCCATAATTTATTGGGCGATTTGGAGAATATAAAAAAAGGGGTGTGA
- a CDS encoding amidohydrolase family protein produces the protein MKIDLHVHYLPQAYKKALLNCGENNPDGFPTPAWSPEMHLEAMDHLGITTSMLSLSSPHINFGDKNAAKALARIANEDGAELVRKYPGKFGLFASLPLPDIEHSIAEIQYAMDVLHVDGFTLPTNTLGVYLGNPCLDAIFEELNRHKSVVTLHPNKPGRVPEHVVEGLPIPMMEFFFDTTRTVINMILTGTLNRFSDIKFIIPHAGAFLPVLADRIAPALQMTPSSFGEQIGTDVVDIYAALQGLYYDLAGACLPRQLANVMPIVGIDHLVYGSDYPYTPDFACMALADALDITEMLTEEQRRLIYCENALRLFPRLTTG, from the coding sequence ATGAAGATTGATCTTCATGTGCATTACTTGCCTCAGGCGTACAAGAAGGCATTGCTGAATTGCGGTGAGAACAATCCCGACGGATTTCCAACACCCGCATGGAGTCCGGAAATGCATTTGGAGGCCATGGATCATTTGGGCATTACTACTTCCATGCTTTCCTTATCATCGCCCCATATTAATTTTGGAGACAAGAATGCCGCTAAAGCCTTGGCCCGAATAGCCAACGAAGACGGTGCGGAACTTGTGAGGAAATATCCGGGGAAGTTTGGCTTGTTTGCCTCTTTGCCATTGCCTGATATTGAGCACAGTATTGCAGAAATTCAATACGCAATGGATGTTTTGCATGTGGATGGTTTCACGTTGCCTACCAATACACTGGGAGTGTATCTGGGAAATCCATGCCTGGATGCAATATTTGAAGAGTTAAACAGGCATAAATCCGTTGTCACTCTTCATCCCAATAAACCCGGTCGTGTCCCTGAGCATGTTGTGGAAGGCTTGCCTATTCCCATGATGGAATTTTTCTTCGATACAACTCGCACAGTCATCAACATGATATTAACAGGAACCCTGAATCGTTTCTCCGATATTAAATTCATCATCCCCCATGCAGGAGCGTTTCTGCCGGTACTTGCAGATAGGATCGCACCTGCTCTTCAAATGACGCCTTCATCATTTGGTGAACAAATTGGAACAGACGTAGTGGATATCTATGCTGCTTTGCAAGGACTGTACTATGACCTGGCCGGAGCTTGCCTGCCAAGGCAACTGGCTAACGTGATGCCAATCGTTGGAATAGACCATTTAGTGTATGGCAGTGACTACCCATATACACCTGATTTCGCCTGCATGGCTTTAGCAGATGCCTTGGACATCACAGAAATGCTAACGGAAGAACAGCGCCGGCTCATTTATTGTGAAAATGCGCTGCGTTTATTCCCGAGATTAACGACTGGTTAA
- a CDS encoding alpha/beta hydrolase, which produces MPLNPKLNKLLETDFEKIYALPLDQQREWYARSWDDCKESIVEVGSVNDLIVKTSVRDTLIRVYHPKGNGPHPAFIWIHGGGFVFGNIEVYDSVCRRIVNNANCTVISIEYGLSPEYKFPLPVEECYETVKWVSDHAEKLNILADKISIGGDSVGGTLSAVISQLSRDKGELKIIYQVIINAMLDLLGETKPKSRVENAEGYRITTKGIEWFVRQYLNELSEANNPLASPLLAENFAELPAACIITSEYDPLRDEGELYAQRLAAAGVNVYLKRYNGVIHGFFNMQHTLEEARDALALVCTKLREAFYED; this is translated from the coding sequence ATGCCACTAAATCCCAAACTGAATAAATTACTTGAAACCGACTTTGAGAAAATATATGCTCTGCCGCTTGATCAACAGAGAGAATGGTATGCAAGAAGCTGGGATGATTGTAAAGAGAGCATTGTGGAAGTCGGCTCCGTAAACGATCTCATCGTAAAAACATCCGTAAGGGATACCCTGATTAGAGTCTATCATCCCAAAGGAAATGGTCCTCATCCTGCTTTTATTTGGATTCATGGCGGCGGGTTTGTGTTTGGAAATATTGAAGTGTATGACTCTGTCTGCCGCAGGATCGTAAACAATGCAAACTGTACGGTAATATCCATAGAATACGGATTGTCACCGGAATACAAGTTTCCCCTGCCTGTAGAAGAATGCTATGAGACTGTAAAATGGGTATCTGATCATGCTGAAAAGCTGAATATATTGGCCGATAAAATCTCCATTGGAGGCGACAGCGTAGGTGGAACTCTTTCCGCTGTAATTAGTCAGCTTTCCAGGGATAAAGGGGAACTCAAGATTATTTATCAAGTTATCATTAACGCAATGTTAGATTTGCTGGGCGAAACCAAACCCAAATCCCGGGTGGAAAACGCTGAAGGTTACAGGATTACAACCAAAGGCATCGAATGGTTTGTTCGCCAGTATTTGAACGAGTTAAGCGAGGCGAACAATCCATTGGCTTCGCCGTTGCTGGCAGAAAATTTCGCAGAGCTTCCAGCCGCGTGCATCATTACCTCAGAATACGATCCGTTAAGAGATGAAGGCGAATTGTATGCGCAGCGTTTGGCTGCGGCCGGGGTTAACGTATATCTGAAGAGGTACAATGGAGTCATACACGGTTTTTTTAACATGCAGCACACATTGGAAGAAGCACGAGATGCTCTGGCTTTGGTATGTACAAAATTAAGAGAAGCTTTTTATGAAGATTGA
- a CDS encoding MarR family winged helix-turn-helix transcriptional regulator, producing the protein MDLLTLAKYVGIFNRQTQAYITTAFSSMDISFSECIFLMNLYDNEGINQEELSSLLFIDKAATARSIKSLEQKGFITREMMKDDRRAKKLFLTNKARDHKAHFYMLLEKWKDHTTEGMDEETKDVVFKGLQAMAEKSASANLIELSEYTKEGNENATKSQTE; encoded by the coding sequence ATGGACCTTTTAACTTTAGCGAAATATGTTGGAATATTTAACAGGCAAACTCAGGCGTATATTACGACTGCTTTTAGCAGCATGGATATCAGTTTCTCTGAATGCATCTTTCTGATGAATCTATATGACAACGAAGGAATCAACCAGGAAGAGCTGTCATCCCTGTTGTTTATTGATAAAGCGGCAACCGCCAGGTCGATAAAATCACTCGAACAAAAGGGATTTATAACGCGTGAGATGATGAAGGATGACAGAAGAGCCAAAAAACTATTCTTAACCAACAAAGCAAGAGATCATAAAGCTCATTTCTACATGCTTTTGGAGAAGTGGAAGGACCACACCACCGAGGGGATGGATGAAGAAACTAAAGATGTGGTTTTTAAAGGGCTTCAGGCGATGGCAGAAAAGTCTGCAAGCGCAAATCTTATTGAATTATCCGAATATACGAAAGAAGGTAATGAGAATGCCACTAAATCCCAAACTGAATAA
- a CDS encoding DeoR family transcriptional regulator, whose amino-acid sequence MSTKILISSVTSSPTPQPGQSSRSSGNFSTETLPANTINFQWEISSFGNDNPNSISFIVARDVSGGSDPTIFSGVVNGKYTDVYESRSLYIANPKGATAKFVVSVYAITR is encoded by the coding sequence ATGTCAACTAAAATACTTATTTCCAGCGTTACTTCTTCACCAACCCCTCAACCTGGCCAGTCAAGCCGTTCCAGCGGGAACTTTTCAACGGAAACTCTTCCTGCCAACACAATCAATTTTCAGTGGGAAATATCGTCTTTTGGAAATGATAATCCCAATTCGATAAGTTTCATTGTAGCGCGAGATGTAAGCGGCGGCAGCGATCCAACTATTTTTTCTGGCGTAGTTAACGGTAAGTATACAGATGTTTATGAAAGTAGATCTCTTTATATTGCAAATCCAAAAGGCGCAACAGCCAAATTTGTAGTAAGCGTATACGCGATAACAAGGTAA
- a CDS encoding MarR family winged helix-turn-helix transcriptional regulator, whose amino-acid sequence MNNRSSENKSSSICNCINLRRASLVITELYDRYLAPSGLNNSQFSLLRHIDRLGPASVSDVAQKMRLDRTTLVRNLKALEERGYVQDTSAKGSRSRQLTLTESGKAVHAAAGKLWDDAQSFVEQSLGKEDLAALTVLLSKVENLAP is encoded by the coding sequence ATGAACAACAGGTCATCAGAGAACAAATCATCGTCAATCTGCAACTGCATCAATTTACGGCGGGCTTCGCTGGTTATTACGGAGCTGTATGATCGGTATCTTGCACCCAGTGGGCTGAATAATAGCCAGTTCTCACTCTTGCGGCACATTGATCGGCTTGGACCGGCAAGTGTCAGTGATGTGGCGCAGAAGATGCGGCTCGACCGAACAACACTTGTACGCAATTTGAAAGCTTTGGAGGAACGGGGTTATGTTCAGGATACGTCAGCCAAGGGAAGCCGGAGCCGCCAGTTGACTTTGACGGAGAGCGGGAAAGCGGTACATGCGGCTGCGGGAAAGTTGTGGGATGATGCGCAAAGCTTTGTTGAGCAATCGCTGGGTAAAGAGGATTTGGCAGCACTAACGGTTCTGTTATCTAAAGTGGAGAATCTTGCGCCTTGA
- a CDS encoding YhgE/Pip domain-containing protein → MNTIRELLKMKTTIIGIAVALLFQLLFSIIWMTGYEGMSDRVNELSIAVVNEDTQSGAVIAKQLSAGLPVHVETAADMASARERLEDRDIQMIVHIPADFTSLVAGRDSKASIQYVVNESNPAMIKSIMTSIASQVTAAANKQAIAAGAQAALSQGMPAEKAAATSDLLSERVVSDIQSVNIVDGTNNQMVPMMMVLASFVGAMIMAQNLEVSMTAISARTGRWQRLGARIAITIPAAIIVSLVGTSLVMLLGGQVEQGFLALWGYQTLFVLTFMIVAQTLIVLLGTAGMLINIALLSVQLVSSGAMMPREMLSGFYFNLGSVLPATYAVEGLMNLLFGGPGIRGDAAALLIIAGVMALVMIGTTALRREPASNAAAAPVGQTRSNTVPES, encoded by the coding sequence ATGAACACAATTAGGGAATTACTGAAAATGAAGACGACGATAATTGGCATAGCTGTTGCGCTGCTCTTTCAGCTGCTCTTCTCCATCATCTGGATGACAGGTTATGAGGGTATGTCGGACCGGGTCAACGAGCTGAGCATCGCGGTCGTAAACGAGGATACGCAAAGCGGGGCCGTTATAGCGAAGCAGCTGTCGGCGGGGCTGCCCGTCCATGTGGAGACGGCAGCGGATATGGCGTCCGCGCGGGAGCGGCTGGAAGACCGCGACATTCAGATGATTGTGCATATACCCGCCGACTTTACCTCGCTTGTGGCGGGACGGGACAGTAAGGCATCCATTCAGTATGTTGTGAACGAATCCAATCCTGCGATGATCAAGAGCATCATGACCTCCATCGCCTCCCAGGTAACGGCAGCAGCGAACAAGCAGGCAATCGCGGCCGGCGCCCAGGCTGCGCTGTCTCAGGGAATGCCTGCGGAGAAAGCTGCAGCCACGTCGGATCTGCTGTCCGAGCGGGTCGTATCCGATATTCAGTCGGTGAACATCGTTGATGGAACGAACAATCAGATGGTGCCGATGATGATGGTACTCGCCTCGTTTGTCGGCGCGATGATCATGGCTCAGAACCTGGAGGTATCAATGACGGCAATCTCCGCCCGCACGGGACGCTGGCAGCGGCTCGGCGCCCGCATCGCCATTACAATTCCAGCGGCCATCATCGTTTCGCTGGTCGGAACATCCCTCGTCATGCTGCTCGGCGGACAGGTCGAACAGGGATTTTTGGCCTTGTGGGGCTACCAGACATTGTTCGTGCTCACGTTCATGATCGTCGCGCAGACGCTCATTGTGCTGCTCGGCACGGCCGGCATGCTGATCAACATTGCACTGCTGTCTGTACAGCTCGTGTCCTCCGGCGCGATGATGCCGCGTGAGATGTTGTCCGGCTTTTACTTCAATCTCGGCAGCGTACTCCCTGCTACTTACGCGGTTGAAGGCCTGATGAATCTGCTGTTCGGCGGCCCCGGGATCAGAGGCGATGCGGCAGCGCTGCTTATCATTGCGGGTGTGATGGCGCTCGTGATGATCGGGACAACCGCTCTGCGCAGGGAACCGGCGTCTAATGCGGCCGCTGCGCCCGTAGGTCAGACTCGTTCCAATACGGTACCCGAATCATAA
- a CDS encoding TetR/AcrR family transcriptional regulator: MGSEENDVKLRILQAAKRLFAQQGFNATTVRQICEEAGANVSLVSYYFGGKDKVFEALFKEYFSHDILNGDELSRMDAASGLKLLIREITAYRLREPEMISLLQQEIVMQSPRMDYIQKLTLPIWTLIRDWLKLGREQGVFHFRSLDHTFISVLGSILFHNKTYYFNQILGNSEENPNLLIEDLTQFIFQAIGYEEQA; the protein is encoded by the coding sequence ATGGGCTCAGAAGAAAATGACGTTAAGCTGCGCATTTTACAGGCCGCAAAAAGGCTGTTCGCGCAGCAGGGCTTCAACGCAACAACCGTACGGCAAATATGTGAAGAGGCGGGCGCGAACGTATCGCTCGTCTCGTATTATTTTGGTGGCAAGGATAAGGTGTTCGAAGCTCTGTTCAAGGAATATTTTTCACACGATATATTAAATGGAGACGAACTATCCCGGATGGATGCGGCCTCGGGCCTCAAACTGCTGATAAGGGAGATCACCGCCTACCGGCTGCGCGAGCCGGAAATGATCAGCCTGCTGCAGCAGGAGATCGTCATGCAGTCCCCTCGAATGGACTATATACAAAAATTGACGCTGCCGATTTGGACGCTTATCCGGGATTGGCTGAAGCTTGGCCGGGAACAGGGCGTATTTCATTTCCGGTCACTCGATCACACCTTCATCAGCGTACTTGGCAGCATCCTGTTTCACAACAAAACGTATTATTTCAACCAGATTCTCGGTAATAGCGAAGAAAATCCGAATTTACTTATTGAGGACTTGACCCAGTTTATTTTTCAGGCGATCGGTTATGAGGAACAAGCATAG
- a CDS encoding helix-turn-helix domain-containing protein, which translates to MTREVRTVSFDADLKVEAYRFEGIMQKFPNHFHDYYVIGFIEQGKRHLLCKNEEYIIGGGDVVIFNPNDPHACEQLDGNTLDYRCINIQPDVMRQYVLEITGTEYLPCFTPTVLFRSELAVTLHDLHLMIMEGQPDFQKEEWFLLLLEQLLREYTDVDTPCSSQEPAAEIKMICEYIESHIAQSITLDHLSQLTGLSKYHLLRSFTRQKGISPYSYLTTIRINHAKRLLEQGMPPIDVAFQTGFSDQSHFTNFFKKLIGLTPKQYARIFLHETGSQRSADITA; encoded by the coding sequence ATGACTCGTGAAGTTCGAACGGTAAGCTTCGATGCGGACTTAAAGGTTGAAGCGTACCGGTTTGAAGGAATTATGCAGAAGTTTCCCAACCATTTTCATGACTATTATGTCATTGGTTTCATTGAACAAGGCAAGCGGCATCTGCTGTGTAAAAATGAGGAGTACATTATTGGCGGCGGCGACGTGGTCATCTTCAACCCCAATGATCCTCACGCCTGTGAGCAGCTCGATGGAAATACGCTTGATTATCGCTGCATCAACATTCAACCGGACGTCATGCGCCAATATGTGCTGGAAATTACAGGAACGGAGTATTTGCCTTGTTTCACACCAACCGTTCTCTTCCGCAGTGAACTGGCCGTGACCCTGCATGATCTGCATCTTATGATTATGGAGGGCCAGCCCGATTTTCAAAAAGAAGAATGGTTTCTATTACTACTGGAGCAGCTGCTGAGAGAATATACGGACGTGGATACGCCCTGTTCCTCTCAGGAACCTGCCGCCGAAATCAAAATGATATGCGAATACATAGAGTCACATATTGCACAAAGCATTACCCTGGATCATTTAAGCCAGTTGACAGGACTCAGCAAATATCACCTGCTGCGTTCATTTACAAGACAAAAAGGAATCTCGCCGTATAGCTACCTGACAACTATTCGGATTAACCATGCGAAAAGGCTGTTGGAGCAAGGAATGCCGCCGATCGATGTGGCCTTTCAGACCGGGTTTAGCGATCAGAGCCATTTTACAAATTTCTTCAAAAAACTGATTGGCTTAACCCCCAAGCAATATGCGCGTATATTTCTTCATGAAACGGGATCGCAACGATCTGCGGATATCACGGCATGA